The sequence below is a genomic window from Candidatus Babeliales bacterium.
CATTCGTTTTCTTTTCCTGACGCTACTTAGATGTTTCAGTTCACGTCGTTCGCCTCTTTACCCTATGTATTCAGATAAAGATACCTAGGCTTCACCTAGGTGGGTCTCCCCATTCAGAAATCCCCGGATCAAAGCTTGATTGGCAGCTCCCCGAGGCTTACAGCAGCCTTCCACTTCTTTCATCGCCTCCTGATACCATGGCATTCACCAAATGCTCTTTTCAATTATCTACAAACTCTCATACAAAATTACTGTCTTTTTTGAGTAAAACTCATTTGTATTTTCGATATTCAGTTAGACTATATATTTCAAAGATCTTTAATTTTTTATATTAACTATCTTCTTAAAACACACAAAACAAACGTCTTTTATAAAATATGCCTCTGAGTGCAACTACTTGTATTTATTTCTATATTAAATAACACCTTAAGATCTTATAGATCTTGATCTCCTTCGAAAGGAGGTGATCCAGCCGCAGGTTCTCCTACGGCTACCTTGTTACGACTTCACCCCAATTATCCCCCTCACCTTTACTGACCGCCTCCTTTACAGGTTAGCTAAGACAGTTTTGGGTGCTGACGACTTTCATGGTGTGACGGGCGGTGTGTACAAGGTCCGAGAACGTATTCACCGCGTCGTTCTGATACGCGATTACTAGCGATTTCAACTTCATGGAGTCGAATTGCAGACTCCAATCCGAACTTAGACAAGTTTTGAAGGATTTGCTCCACCTCGCGGTATTGCAGCCCGTTGTACTTGCCATTGTAACACGTGTGTAGCCCTAGGCATAAGGGCCATGAGGACTTGACGTCATCCCCACCTTCCTCCTTGTTTCCAAGGCAGTCCCGCCAGAGTGCTATTCCGAAGAATGAGCAACTGACGGCAAGGGTTGCGCTCGTTAAAGGACTTAACCCAACATCTCACGACACGAGCTGACGACAGCCATGCAGCACCTGTGTAACAGTCTATGTTTCCATAGAACCCGATATTTCTACCAGTAACAATTACATGTCAAGCCTAGGTAAGGTTCCTCGCGTAGTGTCGAATTAAACCACATGTTCCACCGCTTGTGCGGACCCCCGTCAATTTCTTTGAGTTTTAGTCTTGCGACCGTACTACTCAGGCGGATCACTTAACGCGTTAGCTTCGACACTGATAATACTAAGTATTACCAACATCTAGTGATCATCGTTTACGGCGTGGACTACCAGGGTATCTAATCCTGTTTGCTCCCCACGCTTTCGCACCTCAGCGTCAGGAATAAGCCAAGAAGCCGCCTTCGCAACCGGTGTTCCTCTCGAGATCTACGCATTTTACCGCTACTCCGAGAATTCCACTTCTCTCTCTTATCCTCTAGCAAATCAGTTTTGACTGCAGTTCCTTGGTTGAGCCAAGGTATTTAACAACCAACTTAATAAGCCGCCTACGCGCTCTTTACGCCCAGTGATTCCGAATAACGCTTGCACCCTTCGTATTACCGCGGCTGCTGGCACGAAGTTAGCCGGTGCTTTCTCTAGTGGTACCGTCATCTCCAGTATGTATTAGATACTGTTCTTTCTTCCCACTTAACAGGAGTTTACGATCCTAAAACCTTCATCCTCCACGCGGTGTCGCTGCGTCAGGGTTTCCCCCATTGCGCAATATTCCCCACTGCTGCCTCCCGTAGGAGTTTGGGCCGTATCTCAGTCCCAATGTGGCCGTACACCCTCTCAGGCCGGCTACCCATCTTCGTCTTGGTGAGCCTTTACCTCACCAACTAACTAATAGGACGCGAGCTCATCCATCAGCGACAGCAAAGAGGCCGTCTTTCTCCAGCAAGCTGGACTTATGCAGTATTAACCTCGATTTCTCGAAGATATTCTCCACTAATGGGCAGATTCTCACGTGTTACTCACCCGTTCGCCACTGTACTCATCCCCGAAGGAATTTTCTCGTTCGACTTGCATGTGTTAAGCACACCGCCAGCGTTTATTCTGAGCCAGAATCAAACTCTCCGTATCAAAAATTGACACAAGGTCATTGCACTCAGAGGTAATCTTTTAATTACCTATCTTTATGCGGACGTCGTTTCGTACATTTCAAAGATAGTTCAAAATTTTCTTTATTTAATCAACCAGGAATCTAATTTCAATGTGTCTTAACTTCGTTCGTTTCATCTCATTTCCTTGATTGTAGAAGTATTATACTTTTTTCTTTTTGAGTTAGCAAGCTTTTTTTGCAAAATATTTAAAGTTTTTTTTATTTCTCGAAAACATCGATCCAGTCGATGTTTTCGAGAACAATAAAAACTATTATTCGTAACTTTAATTAAAAAAGTTTAAAAATAGTTTAAAAATTTTAATAAAAAGGGTTCAAAACAACCACCCACATACCAGAACTCTTTGCACCCCTTTTTTGCCACTCCAAAACACCTCCTCTAGATGGGTCCTATATATAAGGAAAGAACACCCCAAAAATCCCCTAAAAAGAAGAGCTTTTTGTGCCCCTAAATTCATATAATGAGTAAAAGGCCTACTTTCAGGAGGTTTTTGACCATTTTTGAACCTATAAACAGATACTCTTGCAACTTGAAAACCCTATGCCTACACTGGGAGTGTTTATTGGCATCATCTAAAAGGAACGTACGTATGAAGATATTAACCATGGGCGGCGCCACGCAAGACATCTATTTAGACTACGCAGGCGCTGATTATATGACCATCACCAAAAAAAGCTCGTCTCAAACCTTTATGCTCTTTGAAACGGGCGAAAAGATTGGTATTGATGAACTCTTGTATTTAACAGGCGGGGGTGCAACCAATTCTGCTGCATCCTTTAAGTTGCGCGGCTTTGACGTTTCGTGCTTTTGCCAAGTAGGAACTGATAACGCAGGAGAAGCCGTCATACACGACTTAGAAAATAGAAGCATTAAAACAAACCTTATTAAACAAACACAAGAACATGCCACCGGCTCATCATTTATCATTAAATCATTGCAGCATGAACGCACCATCTTTGTCCATCGCGGCGCAAATAGCTTTCTTAAACGCCAAGACATCCCTTTTGATGCCATTAAAGAATGCGATCAATTGTATCTAACATCATTAAGCGATGATTCAGCGGCATTACTTCCCGAGATTGTGCGCTTTGCTCACGAGCACAACAAGCCAATTGCTATCAACCCAGGCAGCAGTCAACTTTCACAAGGGGTGCAAACACTGCGCGAATCGCTCCCCTTTATAGAAACACTTATCATGAATGCAAACGAAGCACGCATGTTTATGCTTTCATTAGTTGAAACGGACCAAACGTACAAGAAGATTCTTGAAGAACAAACACCCATCATTTGCCCACCAACAAAACGCAACGAAGAACCCTACTTAATTACCAGCCCCATCGTTTACGACGGCGGTTGCTTTAGCGCCAAAAAGTTCTTTAAAGAAATACTAAGTATGGGACCCCGGATTGTAGTCATTACCAATGGCGCCAACGGTGTTTATGTGGCAACAAAAAATGATGTTTACTTTCATCCCAGCATAAAGATTAAAGTAATAGACCCGGTAGGCGCTGGCGACGCTTTTGGCTCGTGTTTTGTTGCAAGCTTAAAAAAAGGCTTTGAGCCTCACGATGCGCTTAGACATGGCATTTTAAACAGCGCATCAGTTTTAACCAAAATTGGCGCAAAAAACGGTATTTTGAATGATGCAGAACTTGAGAAGCAAGCAGCCATTTTAAATCACACACTATTACAACACTACACCCTTACCTAAACAGCATGATGAATTATTTAAAGAACTTCATTAAGTCCTTGGGACAACAATCCATTATCCTGTACCTACAAATACAAGATAAAGAACTGACTTGCGTTCTATTCAAAAAAGCGAGCAACACGTTGCGCATCAAAAAACAGGAAAAAATGGCCCTAGAATCAACCGTAATAATAAACGGCATAATTTACAACCCCACCACCCTTGCCCATTCCATAAGTCAATTTACCACCAAGCACGGACTTTGCAGACCTAAAGCAGTTCTGTGCTTTGCAGGGCTTGCCAACCACCAGCCCGCCTTACAACAATTAGCAACATTGCAAACAGCCCTGTGTACCACAAAAACCCCATTACGACTTCTTGCTATTATTGCAAAGCCATTAATACTAGACAAAGCACAGTCAGTCCCATACAAGATGCTTACCGATCAACAAGACTTACTTAAGCCGTTTAAACGGTACAACCAACACAGCCCCGCCTGGTGGCTTGGGGCCACAGGGGCTAGCGCAGGCGTTATGATCTTGCTGCTTCATTCGGTTTATACCAATATGAAGCATGATCTGGCACATACTACCAGCACTCAAGAAGACTTGCTTGCAACTACCAAAAACCTTGAACAAGAGATTAATACCCTCAATCAGATCAAGCAGTCTGAACAGGAACTTGCCAAGCGCCTCACTATTTTAAAGCCACCAACAGGAGCCTTTCAGTTTAGCCAGCTTTTAACTAGCATTTCCCGGGCCATACCATCTGCCTGCTGGCTTGAATCGCTGAACGCTTCAGCAATCAAAAACCCACAAGCAATGGGCAGCAAACACGCAACAAACACTACCAGCTATACTATGGCCATGCAAGGAAAGAGCACCTCGCTCAAGGCAATTACTACATTCATAGCAAACTTGCAAAAAATACCTTCTATAAAGGCTGTTGACCCCGCAACCATTAAGATGGTCAAAAAATCTGAAAATCAACCCAAGAAAAGCTACTTTTTCAAGCTTTCGGCCACGCTTAAAGTGTAGTTTGCCAACTATATCGTTTTTTGGTACCATTTAGATTGTATTATTTGTTGTTATAAGTATAACTTTTTAAACCATACAGCTGATTCAAAAGGGCTTTCGTCCTTTTACCGCTGATGTGTTGACTCGGGATTATCATGGTAAGAGACAATCAAAAAATGATTTCTTCTCGCTGGAGTGCTGAGCTCATTGAAGATGAGTTTCAACTCAATGACGCACAGAAAGCCGAACTTACTGAACTTTATGATGATATATCAAACAAGTTCAAAGTAGGCAAAGTTATTAAAGGTAAAGTCATTGCAAAAGAAAACAATGGCGTACTTGTTAATATTGATTATAAGTCTGATGGACTGATTCCTCAATATGAGTTTTCAGACTATGAACTTAAAGGTCTTCAATCAGGCACAGAAATTGATGTGCTTCTTGATCGCCTTGAAGATGAAGGCGGTTGTGTTGTATTGTCGTATCAAAAAGCTAAAGCACTTAAAGCTTGGGACAATATTACCGACTTGGCAACATCTGACGAACCAGTTCGCGGTGTGGTTACCCATAAAGTTAAGGGTGGCTTGAGCGTAGACGTTGGGATCCCTGCTTTCTTGCCAGGATCACAAATCGACATTCAACGTGTTACTGATTTTGATCAATTTGTTGGTCAAGAAGTTACCTGCAAAATTCTTAAAGTTAATAAGAAGCGCGGTAACGTTATTATCTCTCGCAGAAAATACATTGAAGAACAACGCTTTGAAGACAAGAAGAAAGCTCTTGAAACAATTCAAGAAGAACAAGTCTTGCAAGGTATTGTTAAAAACATCACCAGCTACGGCGTTTTTGTTGACGTTGGCGGCATTGATGGCTTGCTTCATATCACCGACATGTCATGGGGACGCATAGCACATCCTAGCGAAATGGTCAGAATTGGTGACACAATCACCGTTAAGGTTATTTCCTTTGATAAGATGCATGAAAAGATCTCTTTGGGCATGAAGCAATTGACTCCAAATCCTTGGGAACATGTTGCGGCGCAATATCCATTGCACAGCAATATCAAAGGCAAAATTTCTAGCATCACGGACTACGGTCTTTTCATTGAAGTTGAAAAGGGCGTTGAGGGGCTGGTTCACATTTCAGAAATCTCTTGGACTGAGCGTATTAACAATCTTTCAAGATATTTCCATGTTGGACAAGAAATTGAAGCATTGGTTGTTGCTCTTGATAAAGACAACCGCAGAATGTCTTTGAGCATTAAGCAACTCAACGAAGATCCATGGAAAACCGTTGCTGATAAGTTTAAAATTGGCGACAAAATTCATGGTAAAATTACCAACATCACCGATTTTGGTCTTTTCGTACAATTGCTTGATGGCGTTGACGGACTCGTGCATATTTCAGACATCTCCTGGACCGATCATGTTTCACATCCAAGTGAACGTTATCAAAAAGGCAGCATGGTTGATGCCGTAATCTTGTCAATTGATCCAGACAACCGCAAGGTTTCTTTGGGCATCAAACAACTTGAAAATGATCCATGGACAACGGTAGAAAGCGAATATAAAGTTGGCACAATGATTCAAGGTACGGTATCAAAAATTACCAACTTTGGCGCATTTGTTAAACTTCCTACCGGCATTGAAGGTCTTGTTCATATCTCTGAACTTTCAGAAAGTGATGTTCAGAAGGTTGAAGACATTATCAAAGTTGGCGAAACCAAAGAATTTAGAATTATCAAGGTTAGCCCAGAAGAGCGCAAGCTTGGCTTGAGCTTAAAGCCTGAAAAGGTGAAGAGTGCGCCAACCGAAGAAGAGCGACGTGAAGAAGCAGCAGTTGAAAAAATCCAAGCGAAAAAAGCAGCTGCAGCCGCTGAACAAAAAGCTCCTCGTCAAGAACAGCAACAGCAACAACAGCAGCCTACTGCTATGAAGAGCTCATTGCAGCAAGCGCTTGAAAAGCACATGCAAAAAGACGATAATTCTAAAGAATAATATAATTTGAACGAAAGGTTATGATGATCATGAAAAGATTAATGTTGTTGTGTCTTCCTGTTTTGCTACTCATTGCCGGTTGCACGCTTTTTCAACCTTCTTGTGATCATCATGACCAAACCATAAAGAAAGTACCGAACATGGAACATACCTTAGCAATTATTAAGCCTGATGCAGTTAGAGCACACAACAGCGGGAAAATTATTGACCGCATTGAACAAGAAGGCTTTGAAATTGTTGGCATGAAAAAAATCAACTTATCGTTGGCACAAGCACAAAGCTTTTATGCCGTACACAAAGAACGTCCGTTCTTTGGTGAGTTGGTAGAATTCATGACTTCAGGCCCGGTAGTTGTTATGGCACTTGCCAAAGACAACGCGGTAAAAGCATGGCGCGACCTTATGGGTGCTACAAACCCTGCACAAGCAGCAGACAACACAATCCGTAAACTTTACGGCGCAAGTGTTGGCGAAAACGCTACGCACGGTTCTGACGCTCCAGAAACGGCGGCAGAAGAAGTAAAATTCTTCTTTCCAGAATTAAGCTAATTTTAAAAAAGGCCCGGAAAATTCCGGGCCTTTTTTAATGTCTAATTTTTTAGTGCCCAACCCTTCGACCAGGCTCAGGGCGAACGGGCACAGACAGGATTAACGATGCGCACGCTCTTAATCTTTCTTTCACTCTGCTGTTTTACCCCTCGCCTCAACAGCATTGTTATTCTGGTTCACGGTTCATTTGCAAACCAAGAAACCTGGCACCAACCAGAAGGCGATTTTTTTGACGAGCTTGAAAAACAAGCACGCACACTCCACCACAAAACCATCTCGTTTTGCTGGCCTGGCATGCCCACTACCGCCACTATTGTAGCCAGCGGGCAAACACTTGCCAAACTCATCTTGAGCTACCCACCCACCGAACAGATTATCGTAATCGGCCATAGCCACGGCGGTAACGTTATTAGCATCGCCAGCCAACTACTCAGCACAGCCGCTACCAACACTTTTGATGCTGATTTCTTGCTCAGCCTAACTCCCACCACCCGCAAGCATGAACCCACAATCTTTGAGCTCTTTTGCAAAGCACTACCACAGATAAAAAAGCTCTTTCACTTGTACCAGCAACAGTGGCGCAACATCTCAACCTTTGCCATTCAAGCAGCATACTTTTTGGGGACTCCAATCGACGCTCAAGCTTTTATGCCCAGTATGAACGCTATCGAATACGTTTATAATTTTTATTCACAAGGCGATATCATTCAACCGGTACTTGGCTTTTTTCAACGTACACTACCAACGCACGAACGTATTACCAATCTTTCAATCACCATCAAAAACACCGGGATCTTGCCCTCGGATCAGCCATCACACTCACAACTACACTTGCCAATAGTTGCGCGCTGGCTCTTGAGTATTCCGCACCAGCTTAAGCAACAAAAGATAGGCAACTTTGAAAACTTTGAACATACCAATGGACACATTCACATAGACCCCGAACGTGGACCGATGTACACAAAATAAAAAAGAGGCCGTAAAAAACACGGCCTCTTTTTTATTTTGTGAGAGATATGCTACCAGGAGCTATTGTCATCGTTCTCAACGCTCATACGCTCTTCTTCTCGCGCATCATCGTGAAATTCACGCTCTATATGTCGTCTTTTTGTCTCTGGTCGGTCGTCAGATTCATCATCATGGTTAGATCTACGATCAGATCTACGCTCAAAACCGCCATCGGACTCACCACGTTGTTCATATTGCTCTGCCGCTTGCCTGCGCAATGCCTTATCTTCTTCAATCCGCTTTTCAATTTCTTTAAGTCTATCAAGCTCTTCTTGTGTTAAATCAATCAAGCGAGTCAATTTTTCATTACTATCTTCAATAGCTTTAAGCGTCATACGCCCACTACCCATATCCAGATTACGAATTGTTAACCGTTGGGCAACACCAGGTGCAATTTCTTGCGCAAGATCTGCATCGTTATGCGAAATAACAATCGAACGGCTCATACCACGACGAGAGCGAGGAATATAACATTGACCCGTATCAATGCGCTCAAGCAAACGTGGAACGCCAGTACGGATATACGTACCATCGCCATCTTGATAATAAAAAGCAAAGTATAAGTCGCTTTGAGTCGCATTGCTCAAGATAATTTCACGGTCAGATTGGTCGGCAACATAAACG
It includes:
- a CDS encoding alpha/beta fold hydrolase, with amino-acid sequence MRTLLIFLSLCCFTPRLNSIVILVHGSFANQETWHQPEGDFFDELEKQARTLHHKTISFCWPGMPTTATIVASGQTLAKLILSYPPTEQIIVIGHSHGGNVISIASQLLSTAATNTFDADFLLSLTPTTRKHEPTIFELFCKALPQIKKLFHLYQQQWRNISTFAIQAAYFLGTPIDAQAFMPSMNAIEYVYNFYSQGDIIQPVLGFFQRTLPTHERITNLSITIKNTGILPSDQPSHSQLHLPIVARWLLSIPHQLKQQKIGNFENFEHTNGHIHIDPERGPMYTK
- a CDS encoding carbohydrate kinase family protein — encoded protein: MKILTMGGATQDIYLDYAGADYMTITKKSSSQTFMLFETGEKIGIDELLYLTGGGATNSAASFKLRGFDVSCFCQVGTDNAGEAVIHDLENRSIKTNLIKQTQEHATGSSFIIKSLQHERTIFVHRGANSFLKRQDIPFDAIKECDQLYLTSLSDDSAALLPEIVRFAHEHNKPIAINPGSSQLSQGVQTLRESLPFIETLIMNANEARMFMLSLVETDQTYKKILEEQTPIICPPTKRNEEPYLITSPIVYDGGCFSAKKFFKEILSMGPRIVVITNGANGVYVATKNDVYFHPSIKIKVIDPVGAGDAFGSCFVASLKKGFEPHDALRHGILNSASVLTKIGAKNGILNDAELEKQAAILNHTLLQHYTLT
- a CDS encoding PilN domain-containing protein encodes the protein MNYLKNFIKSLGQQSIILYLQIQDKELTCVLFKKASNTLRIKKQEKMALESTVIINGIIYNPTTLAHSISQFTTKHGLCRPKAVLCFAGLANHQPALQQLATLQTALCTTKTPLRLLAIIAKPLILDKAQSVPYKMLTDQQDLLKPFKRYNQHSPAWWLGATGASAGVMILLLHSVYTNMKHDLAHTTSTQEDLLATTKNLEQEINTLNQIKQSEQELAKRLTILKPPTGAFQFSQLLTSISRAIPSACWLESLNASAIKNPQAMGSKHATNTTSYTMAMQGKSTSLKAITTFIANLQKIPSIKAVDPATIKMVKKSENQPKKSYFFKLSATLKV
- a CDS encoding 30S ribosomal protein S1, which translates into the protein MVRDNQKMISSRWSAELIEDEFQLNDAQKAELTELYDDISNKFKVGKVIKGKVIAKENNGVLVNIDYKSDGLIPQYEFSDYELKGLQSGTEIDVLLDRLEDEGGCVVLSYQKAKALKAWDNITDLATSDEPVRGVVTHKVKGGLSVDVGIPAFLPGSQIDIQRVTDFDQFVGQEVTCKILKVNKKRGNVIISRRKYIEEQRFEDKKKALETIQEEQVLQGIVKNITSYGVFVDVGGIDGLLHITDMSWGRIAHPSEMVRIGDTITVKVISFDKMHEKISLGMKQLTPNPWEHVAAQYPLHSNIKGKISSITDYGLFIEVEKGVEGLVHISEISWTERINNLSRYFHVGQEIEALVVALDKDNRRMSLSIKQLNEDPWKTVADKFKIGDKIHGKITNITDFGLFVQLLDGVDGLVHISDISWTDHVSHPSERYQKGSMVDAVILSIDPDNRKVSLGIKQLENDPWTTVESEYKVGTMIQGTVSKITNFGAFVKLPTGIEGLVHISELSESDVQKVEDIIKVGETKEFRIIKVSPEERKLGLSLKPEKVKSAPTEEERREEAAVEKIQAKKAAAAAEQKAPRQEQQQQQQQPTAMKSSLQQALEKHMQKDDNSKE
- the ndk gene encoding nucleoside-diphosphate kinase; the encoded protein is MEHTLAIIKPDAVRAHNSGKIIDRIEQEGFEIVGMKKINLSLAQAQSFYAVHKERPFFGELVEFMTSGPVVVMALAKDNAVKAWRDLMGATNPAQAADNTIRKLYGASVGENATHGSDAPETAAEEVKFFFPELS